The Quercus robur chromosome 3, dhQueRobu3.1, whole genome shotgun sequence DNA segment TGCCCAAAAATGCCGTGCTTTATGGATAGAAATTCAATAACTATgggcttaattttttattttttattttttatgcttttggGCCTCTTGGGTCAGACATGAAAAcattgtctttaaaaaaaaaaacaattatttacTGTATGGACACACTACAAACAGGAAGTGAATAAGTCAGACATGTAAACATGAAAAcattgtctttaaaaaaaacaattatttattgtgTGTACACACTACAAACAATAATTGAATAAGTCAGTGTATTATACTCTATACAGTATACACACATTTAGTCATGTGTGGCTTTAGGTACTTGTCTCAATAAGAAATTCAAGAATATATTTCATTCAGCACTAGGTAGGCAgcctatcaattttttttttttttgctttttctttcattaattttatttgttcaagTTCTCCAGCATATATATTTGTTGTGATTGTTATCACATATACTTTTAATTACATGGCTTTTGTATGATAATGGTGTAGAAgtattaataaaaaagtaataggGAAAAAGAAGCACATGGATTGAAAGTATTTTTATGATTATGGGGTAAAAGTatattagagtttttttttaatatttttgatagCTTTTGAGAAGTTTGTTGTTTTTAGTTGCTTTGCTTGGTTAAGGAATCGGTCTACCActtttgatttctctctcttaattgaatattttgaaatttctaacacTTTTGACAAGTTTTGACTTTGACTTCCATTACTCACATGTATCACTATTTGCAAGACTGAAGTACTTATaaatttaaccttttttttgtttttttgcaggCTAAATACACATTGTTTGCAataactttgaattttttctgaAAGTTGTAAGCTTAGCTCGAGCAAAGTAagtaaattttagttaaaaacttataaaactctatacttgtgatattggaaattggatttgtggtgggttattgtgttggagcaagcgggtggcttgcatggtgctataaggtggtttaaattcatattgggagtgtttttagtttcttgcaaatgtgaatggactttattgattagatgtgatgaatagtactTTAATTGATTTGAATACTTATAaacactctatacttgtgatgtttatgattggttttgtggtggattGTTGTGATGGAGCAAGCGGATGGCTTGCATGGtattataaggtggtttaaattcatgttgagagtgtttttagtttctagcaaatgtgaatgaactttattgattagatgtgatgaatagtactttaattgatttcaatacttATAAACATTCTATACTTGTGATATTTGTGATTAGTTTTGTGGTGGAttattgtgttggagcaagcgagtggcttgcatggtgttataagatggtttaaattcatattagaAGTGTATATTTGTGTGTGCAATGTTTTTaacatagttaatgtttttactttacgattttaatgtagtattgtttttatttttgtacagatttcttattggtggctttgAGGGGATTTACTTTTGGCATTACTTGAAGAGATGAGGACATCTTCCATTAGTTCTAAATATATTATGTTAAactttttgtattattataaaacatcttgagttattgtatatgttgcaaacaattattgtatggaatgaatttgaattggatacttattttactttttacttgtggaatgtatggatcttattttataaatgtgttgttgaaataaatgtgttattcaaatgtgaggttttaataatgtaatgacatgttacaggttaatatcaaagccatgaaaaaaataaaaacaaaaaataagttttagtaaCGAATTTTTTCGTTACAAacatagcaacaaaaaattattttagtgacgaaaatttcgtcactaaatatagcaaaattttgtaagaaatggttttagtgacgaaaattttcgtcactatatgtgcttagattttcttaaaaatagttttagtgatgaattttttcgtcactatatgtacccgaatatagttttagtgatgaaattattcgtcactaaatatgatttagtaaactaaagtgcttttagtgacgaaatatttttgTCACTGAATAGTatttttagtgaggaaaacatttagtgacgaaacgttttcgtcactaaaagttttttttaaaaaaaatcaaatcggacttttagtgatgaaattttttgtaaccAGGACTTTTAGTGATAGGGCTACAGTGATGAAAtgagtttcgtcactaaaagtccaatttcgtcactaaaggtccttagtgacgaaaaattggacttttagtgacgacttttttcgtcactgaaaatacattttgttgtactgttgattgattttgttgaattttggtttgtgtatgtgattcaaatttgagaaaatttttagttgaaatttcaaatacaaTAGGTTTGGATAGATTAGTGGTTGATTAGAGTTTAAATTTCGTGTTTTTGATGACCAAGTTTATGGATAcccagatttgtttttattttttatggatgacccagtttgtgattttttagggatattttttggttttgcatGTTTGTTTGTATTACTTGATGGGTGCAATCAGGCTAAGACAGACAGGTTTTTCTGTTGACAACTTAGGCGACATGGGGGAGGCATTGCTTACTTGAGTGGCAGTGCTTTTGCTCTATCCCTATGTAGATACTATTTCATGTGATGGAGATAAATAATGATTATTCTAATGAAGCCACAAATGTCattgtagaaaattttattaattttgaaaaatacagCTTTTCAAGTAGTCATGGGTTATGCACCTGGCTTCATTTTGATCCAGGGGTTTTGATTTAAGAGTACATGTGTTTGTAATCTGTTAAGTTAATAATTCTTTGGTAGAAAATGTTATCTTGAGTTATaatatgtgaagaagaaaaaccacTGTACTTCACTGCATTCAAAACGGAATCAATATATTTCAGAAAACTTGCAGATACAAAGGCGTCATGTTTGCGTCCGAGTCAATTGGAAACAACGCCCAGAAAAAGCTTATAAAAATAGATATCAGTTTAGACATTGTGTCTCCATGGTGCTTTGTGGGCAAACAAAATCTTGACAAAGCTATAGTTGCATCTAAGGATCACTATGACTTTGAGGTttgctctgtgtgtgtgtgtgtgtgtgtgtgtgtgtgtgtgtgtgtgtgtgtgtgtgtgtgtgtgtgtgtgcgtgtgtgcgTGCGTGCGTGCGTGCGTGCGTGCGTGCGTGCGAGTGTGTGTGCACGCATGTTTGTGTTCCCACTCTTATCTTTTATCAACTACATTTGCAGATTAGATGGCATCCATTTCAACTTAATCCTTCTGTCCCAAAAGAAGGCATCAATAGGAAAGAGTATTACAGGAACAAGTTTGGATCTCAAACTAAGAGGATAGAAGCTCGGATGTCAAAGGTTTTCCAAAAATTCTCTGAATCACTTATATACATATCATTGATTTGTTTGCATTAAGTTTGATTTGGCTGGTCATTGTATGCAATAAATAATTATGACTGCTTTgcaaatttttaggtttttaggGGCCATGGATTGGAATATAACCTTTCAGGACTCACATAAGCATAAAAACAGTTTGAAATATATGGATAACTTTATATAGGTGAGGAAGCTATGAAGCGACCTTAATCTATTAGAGATTCCACTAACATTATCTTAAATGCACACAGGGGAAATACTCTAGACAGCCACAGGCTTATGCATTTCGCTGGGCAACAGGGTCTTGATAAGCAACATAATCTTATGGAGGTGCTCTCTCTTGGCTACTTCACTTAGGCAAAATTTATTCGTGACAAGTAAGTTGGGTTGTAACGTTTGatctttatattttctaattGTTTAAGCTGTttgcataaattttattttcctgtaaacaattcttaaaattatttttcttatagattgatgttttttttaacatgAATACCATGTAGAATGCACCCCTcctcctcaaaaaaaataaaaataaaaataaaaatctttcaAAGATTTGAGTTATTAGAGATTAAACAACTGGACAGATCTTCATTTCGACTTTAGCTCCACATGTTCAACTcacttatcaaaataaaattgtaggaAATTTATTGCTTTCTAGAAccaaaatttctacaattattGACCATTCTACTTTAGTTTGACATGGCACTGGCAGTCAACTAAAACTACTGGTCCCTAGCAGTTTGTGCAAAGAGTCACTTCTTTGCATAAAATATAGATTAAAGCTTCTTAGATTATGGAAGAATCTATTGCAGAGAGATAATTAGAGTCAAAGCAATTATGTTGCTACTGCAATTCTTATAATTCTTTTGAATGAGAGTAtgaaattgaaactttgaaagTTTTTTGCCTGTTTGTTGTTGGTGCTTCTAACTACCggaaaatttcatttattgttgttttggTTATCATCAGTTGTCTCATGAAAGAAAAgctttaatcaatttgaatatttttagtggaaactgagctatgggtttgaattttttatgattcatatgTTAGAAATTGAGATTGGTATTGATGTTGAGATAGGTTTATATAGTAGAAAGGAGATTAATTGAATCATAATGGTCTCTAAGGTTATCAATTTGAAAGTTTAAGGGATATTGATAagtaggtttgatttttttaatgattagaGTTTTGAACATAATGgtttcttctattaatttttcttgaCTGTTGGCTGAAAATTGGATTCCTATGGCTAGATTGCTAAATAAATATATTGCTTGAAATTCATACAGATTGTCAGATTGATCGCTGCTCATTCTCTCTCAATCGCGCGCTATAGTCTGCCCCctcaatctttgccttttatcaACGCCACCACCAAGGTTTGCTACTttcctctaatttttattttatttttttaaatttttctagcctatttatgtaaaaaatatatgatagtTGGCCATCACGAAACCTTCTTGAAGGTTGTCCAAAAAGGGTTTCACTATTGGGTCTATGAATCTCAGtcaaaactattgaaaaaagatGGAACttttcaatcaaatattattggCCTTCTCTTTAAATATTGTTGCAGCAAAGGACTGAGCACACATGCTGCTGATACAGTCAACTTCCAAGAaatgatttataatttattggtGAATTTGTTAAATATCTACGAAATTTTCACAATCACTAAATCAGTTTTGCTTCTGACCATTATGTATAACATTTTATCCTTCAAAATAGTCAGCATTCATCATTAAGTACTTCCAATCAACAAAAAAGTTCGTACATACCTCATTATGAGACATCCGTAGGAAACATGGATCAGTAGAACTCCCGTTTATTGctatgaacaaattttttttagtagaacATCTTTGTCCAAGTTTTACTTCGAGTGTACAATTTGAAAACTATTACTTTTGTTAGGTGCCTGAAGAAGTCGTCCTTCCTGTGCAAATAGAAAATCTAAATGGAATAGAATTCGTTTTCCAAATACAACTAAATGACTATAATCTTAAGTATGGATGGGAATTCTACACTCTCAAGAAagtttttgaatcttttgaaaaTACTGACAAAGCAATTTAGCTTGATAAAATGTCAGAAGTACGTATTTTTTAATatagcaaaattacaaattagatatttaatttgtttatgttgTAATACATTTATCAACCTGTTTTATTGTCAGGCTTACATCAGTGATACTTCAAATGAATGTAGTAGCAACTTATCAAGTGAACAAGGTGGTGAttctacaaaatttcaaaaagttgatgTTCAAAGTATTGTGCAACTCACACCAACATCTATACTCAAGGAAAGCAAAAAAACATATTCAGTGACTATTACaaagcaacaaaggaagaagatacaaaaaacactttttaaagttttttttttttcaatttatttgaaatattgattaagtagttctttaaatttgtgtttcataCATTTTATGGATAATTGAAGATGTTAAAgatttaattcttcattttattttaaacttaagtttgatttctatttttcattacgtaatttaatgtttcatatcAAAGATAGGAAACTATAAGACTGGAATTCTAATGTACaatcaaagaggaagagaaaaagaatattttatatctttatacacaataactttcccgtgcatcgcacgggttagcgactagttattattattattattattattttaatgataagATTTTAAGAGAACCAGCCCTAACTTCAATGATCGAATTGAGCCAAAAGGCTTGTGGTTGTGGTCTCTTCAGGATATATGTTGGTCGTCAAAAAGGGTTttagattatatttttcttaatcaaaTAATGTTTAAACCTGTTTTTatcttttccctccctcttttgtcttttctctTCATGGTCAAATGCCCAAGTTTATTTGGTAAGATTCACAaattccaaagaaaaaagattgaaaaaaaaaaaaaatgaaatctactttgtgtgacatttttagagtgagtttgacatcttATAATTTTCGgtaattttatttgttgatagataaaacaaaaggaaaaaaattacttttaaaaaataatttatttgtttatttgataaaagGTGAAACAAAAAGTAGGTAGAAAATTGACTAAAAAATCGAATAGCTAAACAGATTAATAGAGTTGAttgttagattttaaaaaagaaatttaaccTCCAAGATGTGATAGTTGGATTTGAGAAATTTTTATCTTGtgatatataaacaaaaaaaaaatcataataatcaTTGATTGGAGTTAGAGGTGTCTTAAAAGGCCTCCAATCcaccaattttttgttttattataggaataaaaaattccaaatttttgtattttattatatagggatcaaaacttttttatttttattttttaagaagagataAAAACTACTTCTTagtatggttttaaaaactaggACGATCAAAGAACTAAAATTGGATCCAATTCCCGATTTTGACTagttttttatgattttatcaAACTGAATCAAGTTTGGTTTCCAATTAAACTAGCTGGCCTTGTCCGGTCTAGTTTGTTAAATGGGGAAttggaatttgaaaattataagcATAGAATAGTCTTAAGTACTTTTAAGGCGAAACTATACTATTGATCTATAAAGTTTACCTACTGAGTGTTTTTAGTTcctgaaatttaaaaattgggtGTTGTTGATCATTCTATTAACTTCTGTTAGTTTCTTTGCTTATATGTCTAATGAGACAATGACATGTCATGTTTTAACTAAGGGGTAAAAtccattttcgtccctacattttcacgcaattcccactttggtccctaacttttttttttcaccgcttttagtccctaaaataaaaaaagcgaTCTCATTTTTGTCCCTACCGTCAATGCCCTAACGGCAAAGTCCTAGGTGGTAGACCGAACACCCTATTAGCTGACGTGGCGTTGATGTGGCACTGATGtggcaattaaaatattattaaaaaatattatttggcatttttatatgccacgtcagtattttaattttttataaaaagccatgtcagaaaatttaaaccaaaaaaagaaaataaattaaaaaaaaaaaaaacttaaattaaaaacacaaacccagacaGATCTAACACAAACTCAGATctaacacaaacccagaaataaagaaaattaaaaacaaacattaaaacctaaataaaatatataaaaccgaatTAGTTTTTCAGAAGAACATGATTGTtcattcttcatgttcttccccaaaCATGTTTCTTgcccataaaattaaaatatttaagatttcttttttcttttctttcattttcttagtAAACAAACTTGCAAAtacacatagcaaagcaaagaaaaatcgATCCCCTACAAAATGTTTCAAACCTAGATGGGTGAGGTTGCAGTTACAATTACAGCTACAACTCTTAAACCCAAATCTCCTGCAAAATCAATCTCCAACAAAGAGCCAAACCCAAATCTCTAGCAAAacaaccaaacccataaaaccAATAAACCCAACAACCAAACCGATCAACAAAGTAAACCTTAACCTTAAAACCCGTAAATTTTCTtgggaaacaaacacaaaaaacccagACCGGTTGaattgtgtgagagagaaaatgaattgttaatgAATATCGAGTCAGATACCCACaggaaaaacaaaccaaaaccccCAATATTCTCAAACCCAAATAGGCGACTTTCCGTTAGTCCTTCCTCTGCTCGTTGTTGATGAAGATCGGGTCAGATACCCACAGAAAAAATGCCCCTTGCTCTGCTCGGCGTTGGTCGAGGAAAAACCCGAAAAGCGAAAGGGTCGGTTCAGAGGTTCCTTCCCCTTGATCTGCTCCAAATCACCGTCAATCTTAGCCCctctctctaaacccaaatccaaacctCCGCTGATCTCAGCCCCTTTCTCTACCCAAATCCAAACCACCACATCTCagcctctctttctctaaacccAGATCAAAGCCATATCCCAAAAACTGCAACTtgaacttaaagagaaaaagaactaAGAGAAAgccaagagggagagagaggagttTGACCCGAGAGGGAGATAGagataagaaaatgaaaattcggttttaaatattttatttaggttttaatgtttgtttttaattttctttatatctGGGTTTGTGTTAGATTTGAGTTTGTGTTAGATCtgtctgggtttgtgtttttaatttaagttttgttttttaatttattttctttttttggttaaattttttgacatgtctttttataaaaaattaaaatgctgacgtggcatataaaaatgtcaaaaagtattttttaataatattttaattgctaCATCAGTGCCACATCAGCGCCACGTCAGCTAATAAGATGTTTCGTCTGCCACTTAGAACtttgccgttagggcactgacggtagggacaaaaacgagatcgcttttttgattttagggactaaaagcggtgaaaaaaaaataggaaccaAAGTGAGAATCACGTGAAAATGTAGGGCCAAAAATTGGTTTTATCCCTTTAACTAACGTGGCAAcctttcatttataaaaaactagtcgctaacccgtgcgatgcacgggatagttaaacaaaatttatacacattcacttttattggtataatcatttgaaaataattttaactaatacacataaaagggttagtaatttatagtacttaccccccactattagtatacagacaccaagtgcggtcgtcgtagccctttgaaagaaccttccccaattggaccctataaaaaaaaaaaaaaaaaaaaaaaacacccaattaacaaaattgatccaaaagggtctaaaaaacacacaaaatcaattcaaaaaacaaaaatatgagacaaagtaattactttccgctgccaatgaaatcgtcttttgtattgcttttCCAAACTGCAGCACTTATCTTTCTAAgaccttcaattaacgaaaacacaaacttctcttggaataccggagtattatgaccatctatacacacatacacaaaaaacaaaatcagcataactcactataactctatagaagcctaaaaaatataaagagaaattaaaggggttgaatttgatatttacgtttggagagagagagtttgcagaaactatggctttatatttcttaacttgagagaggggtaaggttgctagggttttatttcttaacttgagagaggggtaaggttcctagggttttgaggtgttataatgtttttatttttatttttttttaaatattgtgctgacgtggaaaattgtggtgccagcagaggcttcggttttatatatatatatagattacacaTTGGAGCAACCTATTTCTATTACCCACCCAATTCAAACCGGTTTCTATCAGGTCTCCTTTGCCCGTCATTGAGCTTCATGTTAACTTAACTCCCGAAGCAGTGGTGaagtttttatactaaaaaagTTCACATTCTTAAAAGAGTCTTCTGAGGAGATCTTATATCATAAATAGAAATGCTTTACAGTTCTGGGCGGGCATTATCTATATAATTGTTGGTGTTGGTGGGACATAAATAAACTAGATGttctttttgttgttattgGATCTGCAACCATAAGGCTAGAGGAAAATACCTTCTTAATGGTTATAAAAATTCTAAtagttttcttgatttttgatgCACCAAGTGGATTTGTAATTAGTGGAGCATCAAGTAAAGTTTGACCTGTCTCTGACGGAGTGGGggaatgtataattttttgtattatataaTACAACTACCCTTGAAGAGATGGTAGTTACTTCCTTTAACTAACTAACATTCCTTTTGGCTCTTGCaactttcttttattatatgtttGCTCTGGCTAGGGAGCCTGTTGTGAAGAAGCACCTGTTTGAGACGCTTGATCTAATTTACATGCCCATGGCAGCTTGTTGACTTGTGATTTCACTTTTAAGTTGTGCAGCATTGGAAGTGGATTGGTGATATCGATTGTGCACTAGTAACCGAGCATTCTCATGTTCTGTGGTAACCATATCTGAAACCTTCTAACTGGGCACAGCACACTGTCTACAGTCTCCCAAGACAGTGTCGCTTGTTGGTTGCCTTGTTGCCCATCCTATAGCAAATATGTTATGATTAGTTGATTACAATTATTTGTCTATTGGTGCTAGAAACTATACTACTTTTAGTTTTACCACAAGAGAGGTAGCCGTAAGAAGCCTTTGTGACCCATCACACTTATAAGTGCAGGAATTATAGATTTAAGTAATGACAAATTTCATTAATACCTAAGTGATCTCATATCATAACGCAATACCATAACATAATGCAGGGTTTAAGTGGTGCGGGTAATTAGTGACCATAACTTAAATTCccttttttgttatattaaaaaaaaaaagaaaaaagaaaaaaaggcagGGATCTTAAAGTACCGCTTTTTGTAGGGATCTTAAATTACTACACTTTAGACTCTAGAGAGAGGAGCCAATACTTTTGTGCCTGCAGCTGATACTGAGGATTAATGCTCATTACTAGGCACTAGCTAGTTCAGCAAACATCCAGCGACACCCTAAACCTCCTTGGTTGTCAGAGTCTATAGACCTTAAGTTTTATTTGTACCTCCTTGTTCTTAATGTGTCTTAACTTTTGATGAAGCCTGATAAAGGACCAGTGTACAATAGAGGTCAGCTACACACAAAATGTGTTCATATTTACATTTTACTTCTGCTACATCAagaatttatagtaaaattccCTGGCTATTTCTTCCTCCTAgcacttttaattttgttagaaGCTGAATCCGCAAATTGCCCCATGCTGGCAGGAGATTAAGCAGTTGAGCTACCTGCTTGAACCTCGAAAAAGATACTTAAATGGTTAAATATCATGacagaaaattaaaatctaGCTACCTTCCAATTTTCTATTTCTGTGATATGACCCAATCTTTTTCTTGTTAATGGCTAAAGAATAATTTGCATGATTTTTCATATGCCATGTTCAGTCACCTGTCACCAAGTTGTAAATCTCAGGAATCTTAATTCTCAACTTGCTCTTTTTCTACTTCTTAATGATACTAATACAAAGGAGACAAATAGAAAAACAGCCATTTTCTTGCATAGATGTcacatttaacaaaaaatacatCTGCATCAATGATTTATATATGCATGTACTAGTTACTTAACTTGATTCACCATTAATTCTGGAAAGCTAGAACCATAAAACAGTAATGGATGGCTCTCTGCCTTTAGTTACCCTAAACTTATTGGATTCAGATCAAGATAATGCAATCGTTCTAGGGGTAGATCtgcagaaaaaaataaacattctATTCTTCTTTGAAAATCTCTTTTCTTACCTTGACTCCATTTGAAACTTGACTTGCAGCGCTCAGTGCCCACTGCATagactcttctttttcttctttgcttctactttcttcttttttcttcccctttttgcACGGTTTCTTTCCTGAGGAGGAATACTTAATATTTGCTTCATTTTTTGCATGCTTGTTCTGAGCAATGCTGCCACTTCCCTCACCTTTTCCACATGGAagttcatggtgacttggaccAGAAGAGGCGTCAGAAGCCATAGAGTTATCactctcatcatcatcatcgtcaccatcaccatcatcatcaacatgAATATCTTTGTAGTTGTCATTTTCACTTTGTATAGGGGAGTTGATATACTTTGTCCACCCAGACTCACTGCCACTATGTTCTTCTGCAGCTGCATGAGCTTGGGAAGACTCCATTACTGTAGCTTTAGGAACAGAATATAAGGAAAAACATAGTCCAatgcaaaagagagagaaaagcatGTAGTTAGAAACTTGATATCAGATGTTTCTAAACAACCTGCAATTATACAATATACAATCCTCATCAATAACCTGGAAAATACACTTAAATATTTGTCTATTTGGCTCTTTACCAAGTTCCACACATAGGACAAAGAAACCTATCTCAACAGTGCACATTAAACCCTCATTATTAAATTGCCAGAGTTCATGTCCCCTGGCAATCCCATCACTTTAATGTCTATGGTTTCAATGACTAGAAGACAAGCCTTTTCTGATAAAAAGAGTACTATCTCAAATTATAAGAGAAAAAGTTTGTGTAGTATTGGGGCTTTGGACTTGGTCATTTGACCTCACCTGAAGAAGCCTATCTTATTTCTCTCTGCCGATTGCATAACTAAAGGGCAGCTTTTAGGGTGAATACAGATGAGCTCCACCCAAAAGGGAAGAGAATATAAGAGTCGTTTTCTTAAATAGCTTACAATGGTGCCTCTGCCTCTATCATGAATAATATTTTAACCTTTCACATCTTTAAAACTCTGACTTGTCATCAATAAACAAGCAGCCTTTTCGTATGAAATGCAGAGAAAACAGCTGGGTTTtggcacccaaaaaaaaaaaaaatcatcagtAGGATTAGATGAAGTTGCCAAAAGGTCATTTAGCTTCTATTCTTCTGTActaattgttttctttcttcccaaAAAGAAGGCTAGCTAATATCCATTGTGTTATAGAGGATAGATAATGGAAAGTTTGGAATAATTATCTATTGCATCAGTTATACGCATCTTACATGTCTCACAGAATGTTTGTGAAAGCCATATGCATATTTTCAATGCAtgtgaatttatttattacatcaATACAAGCAATAACAATACAAGTattcacataaaataaaattaaaaaaaaaaaaaaaaacaatacaagtaTTAATATTGGGTGCATCAGTAGCAACAATAGCAATATAAGCCTTATTGGCTAATTGACATTCAATGACTCTTCAATATTGTTTTCACTATTTCACCTTAACTGGATAATTGGATATTGTGACTGAGTCCACCTACATTTTGGGTTGTAGTTAAGTGGTTGAGCATGGTTTCATCATTATGTAGGCATTTCTATGGTTCCCCACTTCATTAGTAGTTATCTATATAGGTTAGACAAGTAATGCTCCTCGCCAGATTCTTCCTTTAAAGTGTCTGCCCTTGGGAATTACTTCAACTTGCTTTTGGTGTTTTGCTGCATGTGAATGAAACTCTCTGATTTCTCTTTTAATAATTAGATAGTATGGCCTAAATTGGGTAATCTAATCATCATTTGCATTTTTGTTTACTTTTGGTATGGACTCTCCACAATTCAAATTGGAGAAATCAAACAGGTAAAGTTTGATTTACCAATACAtgtttattat contains these protein-coding regions:
- the LOC126716401 gene encoding protein SOB FIVE-LIKE 2, with amino-acid sequence MLFSLFCIGLCFSLYSVPKATVMESSQAHAAAEEHSGSESGWTKYINSPIQSENDNYKDIHVDDDGDGDDDDDESDNSMASDASSGPSHHELPCGKGEGSGSIAQNKHAKNEANIKYSSSGKKPCKKGKKKEESRSKEEKEESMQWALSAASQVSNGVKVRKEIFKEE